A window of Daucus carota subsp. sativus chromosome 2, DH1 v3.0, whole genome shotgun sequence genomic DNA:
taGTAAACGCATTGCTATATCTTATAAATTGTTGCTGTAACGTGAAATTTGTTGCCATTTGTTCTCCCTTTAATTCTAAAAGCATTGCTGTTGCACTTATTTTGTTGCCAAATATTGTTTAATTCATTGCAATTAACTGACATATTGCAATGGTTGAcaaaaaaaacaactaaaaagCAGCATGGCAATAGGCTATTGCAAGGGCTAAATTATGTTGCTGATGTAGACTCAAAACCATTGTCATATGACACTTTTGCAATTACTTTAGTCGTtgctatatgttactatatttgTTGCAATATCGCCCTATCGTAACGGGAGCAAAGTTAACGGTCATCTTTTACTAAAACATTGCAATAGACTATACTGCAATGGTTTTATGCCATTTGGCAACATTTTCAAGGGGTTGCCATATgccatctatggtgtagtgggTTTTCATAATTTCCTCCTTACTTCTTCATAATCTGAGGTCCATCAATTAGTGGAGAATCGGGGGGTTGAATATATCTTTGTGATTTAAGAATTAACCAAAAATGCATTTTGGTTAAAAAAATAGTCCGAGTCATTTCACCACCTTGGGTTTAGCCCTTACTGTGATACAAATATCTATTACATAATCTTTATACCTAGACATTTTAGACTTACAAATCCCATCTCCACCTTTCAAAATTTAGATACTAGAGTAAGAAATTTGTTGTCTGAAATTCAGTACAATGGACACATGGAACACTAAGAAACTCAAAAATAAGATAATGTAGCCCACATCCCCCACCGTCTGATGGTAAAACAAGTATAGGAGCTGACATCAACCTCTTCTTTAGCTCTTGGAAACTCTGCTCACGATCATCATTCCACTCGAACTTATCACCCTTCCTCATTAGTTGAGTCATTGGCAAGGTTATGGACAAAACCCCCTCAACAAAGCGGCTGTAGTAGCCTGCAAAACCCAAGAAACTCCTCACCTCTGTAACATTGCTAGGTCTTGGCCAATTAGTGATAGCCTCGACTTTCGTAGGATCCAACTCAATTCCCTTACCAGACACAATATGACCCAAAAATGCAACCTGCtccaaccaaaactcacactttgaaaatttggaaaataatttCGTCTCTCTCAAAATTCCCAACACAATGCGCAAATGCTCTGCATGCTCCTCCTTACTCCTAGAGTATATCAAGATATCATCAATGAAGACCACAACAAATTTATCAAGGTAATCATGAAAGATCCAGTTCATCAAGTCCATAAACACGGCTGGTGCATTCGTCAACCCAAAAGACATCACAAGAAACTCATAGTGACCATATCGAGTGCGAAAAGCTGTTTTGGGAATATCCTCGTCTCTTACCCGCAACTGATGGTAACCCGATCTCaaatcaatttttgaaaaatacttCGCCCCTTGCAAATGATCAAAATAATCATCAATACGTGGCAATGGATACTTGTTCCTGATAGTCACCTTATTCAACTCCCTGTAGTGAAAACATAATCTCATACAACACTGGAGCACCCCATGGAGACACACTAGGACTGATAAATCCCCTATCGAACAACTCCTGCAACTACTCTTTCAACTCATGCAACTCTAGTGGTGCCATCCTGTACGGCGTCTAAGAAATAGGCTCTGCACCTGGAACAAGTTCAATAGTAAACTCCACTTCTCGATGCGGTGGCAAACCTGGTAACTCATCGGGAAACACATCTGCATATTCACCCACAACTACATAATCCTCTATACGAGACTCAACCTTGGATGTGTCCTTCACAAAAGCAAGATAACCGTCACAACCCTTAGTCAAGAGCTTCTTCGCCTTTAGAGCTGAAATCAACTTAACCTGCCCTTTTGGTTGAGACCTCTAGTATACAAACTCTGGCTTGTTCACATCCCCAAAGATAACCCGTTTCTCCTGACAATTAATCGTCACCTTATACTCACTCAACCAATCCATACCCAGAATAATGTCAAAGTCATGCATCATCATCAGAAGCAAGTTGACCTTACAATTTCTATCCCCCACAACTATCAAAAACTCTCGATCACATCAGAAATAATAACAGAAGTCCCCATAGGGGTAGCACTAGACATATGTGGAGATAATAATGAAGGTAAGACATCAAGATAACGAACATATGATAGAGACACCACAGAATGAGTCGAACCAGTATCAAATAACACATAAGCATCATGCGTTCCAGAAACAGTACCTGGATTAGTTGCTGCCTGACAAGAAGTCAATGCGAAGACTCTGCCTATAGGATTCTGCTGATTATGCTGATTAGGCTGACCTCCATTGCCACTACCTCCATCACCATTATTACATGGATAGTCCTTTGCCCTATGATCCATCGAACCACACAAGAAACATGCTCTAGTCTGTCTATAACAAGCTCTACCCGGATGGTGTCCACCACAAGTAGCACAAGGAGCCACCGAAATCATATTAGGGTTACCCCCATACGCTGGATAACGACCCTGTCCCCTTTGACGATTCTGCCACTGTCTAGGCTACTGCTGAAACTGCTGAGTCTGCCCCTGACCACTTTGCTGATTCTGTCTCTGACCATGAGCTGTATGACCTCCCCTATTCTGGTTTCGTCCATGCCACTGTCCATACCGACTGTTCAGACCTCAATATCACTATCTACCCTGTACTGTAACCTGCTGATCATCTCTACACGTCTTATGACCACTATCAGATATGTTAGTCCAGAAGTCTATACGCTCTTTCTCAACATCCTTGGCTGCATCAACCACCTCTACTACATTCTGAAATTTAGAAGAAATGATAGACATCCTAAGAGACGACTTCAACCCCCATTTAAATTTCTCTGCTTGCTGTGCTGCAGTCCCTGCAGAAGTCCCAGCAAATCTTGCCAACATGATAAATCTCGCAAGATACTCGGTGATACTCTCATCATGCTTCTGTTCAATGGAATTAAACTCTCTCATATAACCATCCTTCTCTGCCTTTAAGAAGTACTGCTCATAAAACAAATATGTGAACCCCTTCCAAGTCAATGCCTCAACAAATGCATCACCCCTGATAGTCTTCACTCCTCCCCACCACCTCTGAGCATCCCCCTCGAACTTATACACTGCCAACCTCACCTTTGTAGCGTCATCACATCCCAATGCATCAAAAATCTTCTCAAGATGAACAATCTAATTTTCAGCATCAATAGGCTGTGGTGCTGAATGAAAAGAATCTGGTTTTTGCTTAACGAACCTATCGAACCAAGCTAGTCCATCAGGCTGATTTGGTTGCTCCTAATGATTTCCCGGGTTTCCCTGATTTTGCGCAGCTTGTTGCAAAGCCTGAGTCACTGCTTGAGCTATTAACTGAGCTAACTCAGCTGCACCGATGTTAACGTTATCGCGCTAGGAGGCTCACGTATAGGAGGCATCTACAATATAAGAAACGAAGCGAATGACGAAAACAAGATTGGATAAGAAAATAGGACAAGCAGATATCAAATGAAATGCGCAGATGAAGTGAGCAGttgaaatgaatttaaaaagaataCCCATCCTAACTTCTACCCACTCTCACAGGTGAACCTAAATAGGTTTTCTACAGGAAAGAACCTGAGCTCTAATGCCAACTTTGTAACACccccatcttaaattaagacgaGGAGTTACCTACAGACCCAAAACCTGCAAACAGAGCACCAACTATATTCCAAACGATAATAAGCAAGTCTGATAATTTCTAAAATGATTTAAATCctccaaaataattaaatccgaaTTATGCGAATAAATAGAATCTCTAACAATAATACGGAATAAATGCTAGAAGTCCATAAATCCTAATCAATTAAAAAGAATGGGCTGCTCTCCATCACACAGTCCCGAATCCCCCTAAGTACCTGCTAGAAGAATaatacggcatgagccaaatTCCCAGTTGGGATTGGAAGCATTTACAAAacaataaacaattaaaaatattttgacgaTAATATAAAacagttattttaaaatatccggCTGAAGCAACGAGGggttaggatatttcataccgagatcaaATAGAATAGATACAAATACAAacatcatagggtacctaatgCCTGCAACAAACCAGATAACGGgtacggcatatacaacgtcacTCTCAAATCACTGATCAAATCAAACTGAGGCACCCACGTATCCTCAAAGAATAATCATaatggccaaagctcctcccaagagctaacagaagGATACGCCATGACCAATCACACTATCATggaagtgtcatgtcaatggtgccgcaaagacatggctgtagtACCCCTACAGCTGGTTAACTCGGTATACCCTATATCTATCAAAGGGTTTAAAAcaaatagttttcacaacttTAAAATCACATGGTACAGATATTCCAAATAaactaaacaaattataatttgtaaaatctttGGAAACCgcataacaaatatttcaatctttcaaaattgatttttttaaaaatatttttcggaaatcaaAACAGTCAAATGAATAGCACAAAACAAACTTAGCAAATCAGAAGGATTAAAATAGGACAGATCAAAACTAATTAATACCGAAAGGAGTAGCACTGAATAAAAGGAATAAAATACGTACCTCGAACATAGCTAATCGAACACTCACGAGACGCcgtaaataattatctaaacttCCGACTCCGAACCTAAATAtaagattataatatattaaaacatgtAATTATTTATACTAAACAGCGGTCACAAATTTACTACCTAAAACATTACTCTGGCTGCTACACATCAGCCTGTACACACGCCTGTACTCAACGACAGCCATAATCAAGCCTGACTTGTAAAATTTGCTACTGAACCTATACATCAGTGTGTGAAAGTGAGGCGGACACCATGCATATGCTAATTCTCTGATTctgtttgtttttaattattaatataattatcgtTAAGCACGCATATCAATATGATGGTACTAACATATCATACTTTATCAATTTCACAACCAAAAGGAAGGAAACAGGTATACCTTCACTCTCGGAACATCCTGTTCTCGCTTCTCCGTTCTCTCCCTTTTTCCTTTATTATGCGGCTACGCTCTTGCTTTTAATTAGGGTTATTAATAACTAATATCTTTTTATGTAGTCCGAAGTGTCCTACAATTAATAGAACTctagtaattaatattattttttctattatCTAATTACTAGTTCTATtctaaatcaaatcattttaaaacaattattattattagcctAAATTACTAATTCTCTCTCTAATCAAATTACTAAACTAACATTATTAATTCTATTCTAATTCaaatgttataataataataaataaatgcgGATATTTCAATATCATTCTTTGGCACCGTCTTTGTGGATATGAATAGACCATCATAGATCTTGTCAAGATAATCGAGATCGGATACTTCAAGATACGTCAGTATTTTTACCTCCATTTAAAGTACTAGACTTTGTTCACAACTAGGATTTCAACTTTCATGCTTGTTTATCGACTATCCAAGTTCTGACTATACGAGCTCAAATAAGGTATTTGATTCAGAGTAAGAGGTTGACAATACTATCTGAGGAGAAACAGAAAGAAGCAGTCGAGCATCTGTCAGACAACGTCAGGTTCCCTATTCTATAGAAATCGAACCAGAAAAACAAGCAGATTGTGGAAATTATAAAGCTTAACGAGGCACTTGAGAAAAATGTGAAGATTTTTTTGGATGAGAACCTGTCTTGGACAAAAAatgcaatatcttgtgaaatcaAGGATGCATCTCGCAGTCACAAAATTGAAGCTACCATGCATGGTGGAAGTAAGCAGACTGcaggggcttttgccaccaaatggtgctttggcagcccccgctgaagagcaaaattttccttcttttctcgatactagtttctataaaaagaacataaacacacaaggaaaagctCAGGTAGTAGCAATGCATTATGTTCAGGAAACTGAGGCCGAGAAGGTGAAGACTAGAGCTATTGAGACGGGGGAAGGTAGTGGAGAGAATAAAAAGGGCATGATTTGCGCTGAGTTGAAAATGAGCATTTTGGCCTAGGAACGCTGACATCGGTGCTTTTGCAGTGTTTATGGGACCGGTGAATCCTGTATTCATGGTTTGGTTCCCAGAAATGATGCAAAAGCACACATGCCAGCATGGCTAGGCCAAAACGCTCACTTCCAACTCACCGCAGATCATGCCCTTTTCCTTCTATCCACTACCTTCTCCCGTCTCAGCAGCTCCAGTCTTAACCTTTTCGGCCTCAGTTTCCTGAACATCTTGCACTGCTACTACCTATGCTTTtgcttgtgtgtttgtgttctttttagAACATTAGTATCGACAAAAGAAGCCACATTTTGCTCTTCAGCGGGGACTAATAAAACACcatttggtggcaaaagccctTATAGCCTTCTTACTTATTTCTCTTGACATCACTATTTGAATCTACTTTCGATGTCAATTCGTTTTCAAAAGTAGATTTGGAATCAGTATTAGCAccatttacaaatttaattatagtcATCTTAGATTTAATGATCTTGATTAGTTTTTCATAAGAACTAGatcatttttaattgtttttatatccTAGACCCTCTTTCTAATTCTTATAAGTAAGAATTTCTTGAACTTTCCTACTAGAGATAGTCCatattttaatcttttcttTCTCCCATTCTAACCCAAGTTAAAGGTCAACATATCTTTTTGTATTTAAGTTCATTGTACTTAGCTTTTTCACAATCCCTATTAACCTCTAACAAAAGCATTAGCTCAGCTTCTATATaatgattccttttcttttaatcaCGTATCTAAGTTAAAAGTCTAGAGTTTGTAAGGGATCAATCCTAAAGCTAACATACAAAGACTTTAGGAaagatttaacaaaaatatattatttgcaacaaaattaaagatGGTGTTAGATTAAAGTCTATATAACTTATTACACACCGTCACGTTCAATTGAACTGAAAAAGAAggagattgtggaaattagaaagtTGAACAAGGCACTTCACAAAAATGTGAAGATCCTTTTGGTTGAGAACGTgtcttggacaaaatatgcaatatcttcTGAAATAAAGGGTGCATCTCGCAGTCACAAATTAGAAGCTGCCATGGCTGAAGAAAGCATGCTTCCGCGGCTTTTGCCACCAATGATGCTTCGGtagcccccgctgaagagcaaaatgttgcttcttttgtcgatactaatgtctttaaaaataacacaaacacacaatgaAAAGCTCAGGTAGTAGCACTGCAAGATGTTCAGGATACTGAGGCCGAGAAGGTGAACACTAGAGCTATTGAGACGGGGGAGGGTAGTGGAGAGAATAAAAACTGAATGATGTGCGCTGAGTTGGAAATGAGCATTTTGGCCTAGGAATGCTAGCATTCGTGCTTTTGCATGGTTTGTGGGACCCGTGAATCCTGTATTCATGGTTTGGTTCCCACAAACCATGCAAAAGCACAGATGCCACCATGGTTAGGCCAAAATGCTCATTTCTAACTCACGGCAGATCATGCCCTTTTTGTTCTCCCGACTACCCTCCCCGGTCTCAGCAGCTCCCGTCTTCACCTTTTCGGCCTCAGTTTCTTAAACATCTTGCACTGCTACTACCTatgcttttccttgtgtgtttgtgttcttttcagAATATTAGTATCGAGAAAAAGAAGCAACATTTTACTCTTCAGCGAGGgctactaaagcaccattggtgGTAAAAGGCCGTGCAGCCTGCTTACTTGAGCAAGGGCAGCTTCAAATTTGTGACTGAGAGATGCTTCCTTCATTTCACAAGATATTACATATTTTGTCCAAGCGaggttctcatccaaaagattcttcatATTTTTCTCAAGTGTAACGTTCAGCTTTCTACTTTCCACAATCTCGTTGTTTTTTCCATTCAATTTCTTTAAGATAGGGTCCTGTCTACCCGATGGTGGACAACTTCCTTCTGTTTCTCCTCAAACAATATTCTCAACATCTTGCTTTGCATGGATATTATGACAAGATCCTTCTCTCTCTTCTTCCATCACTTCTCtgttgtttgatgaagaatttgTTCAATAAGGACTTGCATACTCTTTACATATTGGGTCACGATTTGTTTAGATTTGACGTATCTATTTTTATATAGATTTGTGTTGATGAAGAGATGGagaaattttgtagaatttttgAATGGTGTATGTTAACATTGGAATCTTCATCATCTTTAAATCTTATCTAGTACTTACAAAATGCAGTAGtctttacaaattaaattttccataTTGAACGTCCatgtctctattattatttagaacaaGAGTCTAATCTGGTCTTAATGCCTCTTTTATTGTGTTGGTAAATCTACTTTGAAGCACATTTTCGACTAATGAAAATTCGCTAAAAGAATGTTCTAGTTCTAGGTTGATCTACATATATGACTTCAAAGAATCATGATTTCACATAGTCAAGTTGTGtagatttgatataatatacacAGAATTTTGGCTATCATGTAAATCACTTTTAACACTAAGTATTTGTCTTGATACTCTTTCATCCCTTACAAGGTTATTAAATATCTTTTTATCGAGATAGTAAaagtaaatatgtttttttttgagaaCTAGTAGGtgaatagaattatattttctacGATGTTGAAATAAACTTCTTTTTAGAAAGAAACATGTTTATAGATTTTAaagtcaaaattaattttattaagatgccactaattaattaagaaaaaaaagacGATGCTaatcaaatcataattatttacgACAATGAATTAAACTATACTTAAATTAAATAGTAATTTATAAACTAAACTTGAATATAAGTAATtactttaaatttattgaatCCTATTTTTTCTCGTGTTAAAACCGATATCCCATTAAAtcagaatatatattacaagattttgaaaattagatttttcattcgattattaaaatctgaaaaagatatacaatatattcattagattatttacaaatatactaaCACACCCCTAACTTTTCAAGAATGCATCTCGCAGTCACAAATTTGAAGCTACCATGCATGGTGGAAGTAAGCAGGCTGcaggggcttttgccaccaaatggtgctttggcagcccccgctgaagagcaaaattttccttcttttctcgatactaatttctataaaaagaacataaacacacaaggaaaagctCAGGTAGTAGCAATGCATTATGTTCAGGAAACTGAGGCCGAGAAGGTGAAGACTAGAGCTATTGAGACGGGGGAAGGTAGTGGAGAGAATAAAAAGGGCATGATTTGCGCTGAGTTGAAAATGAGCATTTTGGCCTAGGAACGCTGACATCGGTGCTTTTGCAGTGTTTATGGGACCGGTGAATCTTGTATTCATGGTTTGGTTCCCAGAAATGATGCAAAAGCACACATGCCAGCATGGCTAGGCCAAAACGCTCACTTCCAACTCACCGCAGATCATGCCCTTTTCCTTCTCTCCACTACCTTCTCCCGTCTCAGCAGCTCCAGTCTTAACCTTTTCGGCCTCAGTTTCCTGAACATCTTGCACTGCTACTACCTatgcttttccttgtgtgtttgtgttctttttagAACATTAGTATCGACAAAAGAAGCCACATTTTGCTCTTCAGCGGGGACTAATAAAACACcatttggtggcaaaagccctTATAGCCTTCTTACTTATTTCTCTTGACATCACTATTTGAATCTACTTTCGATGTCAATTCGTTTTCAGAAGTAGATTTGGAATCAGTATTAGCAccatttacaaatttaattatagtcATCT
This region includes:
- the LOC135150311 gene encoding uncharacterized protein LOC135150311, which codes for MDHRAKDYPCNNGDGGSGNGGQPNQHNQQNPIGRVFALTSCQAATNPGTVSGTHDAYVLFDTGSTHSVVSLSYVRYLDVLPSLLSPHMSSATPMGTSVIISDRSQPKGQVKLISALKAKKLLTKGCDGYLAFVKDTSKVESRIEDYVVVGEYADVFPDELPGLPPHREVEFTIELVPGAEPIS